In Thermodesulforhabdaceae bacterium, the following proteins share a genomic window:
- the sctW gene encoding type III secretion system gatekeeper subunit SctW, producing MLERLRGEGISQADRTGGEAPVDRAGKEMLDGGAIRVVDDASSLIADAAEELTFEASETVEKKAEERRVEKEKPSPLIVRIKECCKLLPDFDKDKFQLWLKGIFKNPPRSREDLLESLKEFSGEVSHQYLALSVLEEFSTGDPALRELAEEAKKELDDKEGPSIRAAFNTGQIVETYAERGLDSTENLRDFYRKTVLHYEGATETFKAVLDRFPGESLPEAIQYLIRAVGNDLHSRGSSIDKEELRTILNDLYYLETLGHLHGAFETLMKKVQEGFHAVSALGPRELLGQFLALKDNKWLSESNVLSLLQEMGLQDSSTRIYFLQGFINIARSAPLKLFSGDDERNLLISKIQDALDRCIEEEV from the coding sequence ATGCTTGAGCGGTTAAGAGGAGAAGGGATCTCCCAGGCTGATAGAACCGGCGGGGAAGCACCGGTAGATAGAGCTGGAAAGGAAATGCTGGATGGAGGGGCTATTAGAGTAGTGGACGATGCCTCATCCCTTATTGCAGACGCCGCGGAAGAGCTGACCTTTGAAGCTTCAGAAACGGTAGAGAAAAAAGCAGAAGAAAGAAGAGTAGAGAAGGAAAAACCATCACCACTCATAGTTAGAATTAAAGAATGTTGTAAGCTTCTTCCAGATTTTGACAAAGATAAATTTCAACTCTGGCTTAAGGGAATTTTCAAGAATCCGCCGAGATCCAGAGAAGATCTTCTGGAATCCCTCAAAGAATTTTCCGGAGAGGTTTCTCACCAGTATCTGGCTTTATCTGTCCTTGAAGAATTTTCCACAGGGGATCCTGCCTTAAGGGAACTTGCAGAAGAAGCAAAAAAGGAGCTGGATGACAAAGAGGGTCCCTCTATCCGGGCCGCCTTCAACACGGGCCAGATCGTTGAAACCTACGCTGAAAGAGGCCTGGATTCAACGGAAAATCTAAGAGATTTCTACCGTAAAACCGTCCTTCACTACGAAGGAGCTACGGAGACCTTTAAGGCTGTGCTGGATCGGTTTCCGGGGGAGTCCCTTCCTGAGGCTATCCAGTATCTTATTAGAGCAGTAGGTAATGATCTTCATAGTCGGGGTTCCAGCATAGACAAAGAAGAGCTGAGAACAATTCTCAATGATCTCTATTATCTGGAAACCCTAGGTCATCTTCACGGAGCTTTTGAAACCCTTATGAAGAAGGTTCAGGAAGGATTCCATGCTGTCTCTGCCCTTGGTCCGCGAGAGCTTCTCGGTCAATTTCTTGCACTGAAAGACAACAAATGGCTCAGCGAATCGAATGTCCTTTCTCTTCTGCAAGAGATGGGACTCCAGGACAGTTCTACCCGCATTTACTTTCTTCAGGGTTTTATAAACATCGCAAGATCAGCTCCTTTAAAGCTGTTCTCCGGTGATGATGAAAGAAACCTTCTAATTTCAAAAATACAGGACGCCCTTGATAGATGCATAGAGGAGGAGGTATGA
- a CDS encoding CesT family type III secretion system chaperone, whose protein sequence is MSWVKEALQALGRQLGIENLRTDEKGLCLLQEGSDTFIGIEDREDTVLLYISRETNFLDKEVMEKALQSTFYRSLGSNEAGVCLTRDSRLTFFSHIPRSSVTFPRLSETLGLLRKLLLTSIERR, encoded by the coding sequence ATGAGCTGGGTAAAGGAAGCGCTCCAGGCTCTGGGAAGACAGTTGGGTATCGAGAATCTAAGAACGGACGAAAAGGGGCTTTGTCTCCTTCAGGAGGGAAGTGATACATTTATCGGTATTGAAGACAGAGAAGATACGGTTCTTCTGTACATATCCAGAGAAACTAATTTTCTCGATAAAGAGGTGATGGAAAAAGCCCTTCAGTCCACCTTTTATCGTTCTCTGGGATCCAATGAAGCAGGGGTTTGCCTTACCAGGGACTCTCGCCTCACCTTTTTTTCGCATATTCCAAGATCATCTGTTACCTTTCCCCGCCTGAGTGAAACACTGGGATTGCTCAGGAAATTACTCTTAACTTCAATTGAAAGGAGATAA
- a CDS encoding STAS domain-containing protein: MQIQVSQQKDVVIVAFSGRLDAITASDCEKAIDEIIAKGTLLLVIDLKDTDYVSSAGLRVILKGAKSLYGTGKLALARPQESVKEVLEMTGFGEIMPIYDSLEEALADLSKPL, translated from the coding sequence TTGCAAATTCAGGTATCACAACAAAAAGATGTCGTTATTGTGGCCTTTTCGGGAAGGCTTGATGCCATTACCGCTTCCGATTGTGAAAAAGCTATTGATGAAATCATCGCCAAAGGAACTCTTCTATTAGTTATTGATCTCAAGGACACGGATTATGTGAGCAGTGCCGGTCTCAGGGTAATTCTTAAAGGAGCCAAAAGCCTTTATGGCACCGGAAAACTTGCTCTGGCAAGGCCTCAGGAGTCAGTGAAAGAGGTTTTAGAAATGACAGGTTTCGGCGAAATAATGCCGATCTATGACTCCCTTGAGGAAGCCCTTGCGGATCTTTCAAAACCTCTATAG
- a CDS encoding tetratricopeptide repeat protein, producing MADTLKDEEIEYLKVIAFVFLRYGKWEKASVIYELLREVIPEDPGVFKGLGLAYLETGKLPQALEYVDKWLERSNQEEERKVARMLKGRILRQMGKLEEARREMTSERGEGV from the coding sequence ATGGCAGATACATTAAAAGATGAAGAAATAGAATACCTTAAGGTCATTGCCTTTGTTTTCTTAAGGTATGGAAAGTGGGAAAAAGCAAGCGTTATTTATGAACTCCTGCGAGAAGTCATACCAGAAGATCCTGGCGTCTTTAAGGGTCTCGGTCTGGCCTATTTAGAAACAGGGAAACTCCCTCAGGCCCTTGAGTATGTAGATAAGTGGTTAGAACGGAGCAACCAGGAAGAAGAACGGAAAGTCGCAAGGATGCTGAAAGGAAGAATACTACGACAGATGGGAAAGTTAGAAGAAGCCAGAAGAGAGATGACTTCAGAAAGGGGTGAAGGGGTATGA
- the sctV gene encoding type III secretion system export apparatus subunit SctV — MKFDSTLFQKSASQITRFADLALAVLVIAIIGLMILPIPPFLLDTLLATNLCISAALLLVAMYIPSALHLSTFPSLLLFTTLYRLALNITTTRLILLKAHAGQIIYTFGHFVVAGNYVVGAVIFLIITIVQFLVITKGAERVSEVAARFTLDAMPGKQMSIDSDMRAGLIDLDEARQRRRSLEKESQLFGAMDGAMKFVKGDAIAGLIITAINIIGGLIIGVLQKGMPLMKAVQTYSILTIGDGLVSQIPALLISITSGVVVTRVSSDEEQANLGRDIGQQMLSQPKALLIAGGMLLGFALIPGFPKIQFVLLGLAVGSIGYGLFRSVKKKDDREPTFQAQVMRAKKKQPSSAQPREEFSITIPLLIDIDSTTETFLDPGEFNGELARIRLALYHDLGVPFPGVHLRFNENLSEGNYIIFLQEIPVGSGRIRREGLFFQEKTDILENLAIPYEQEEKFLPVCDTIWVSPQYRETLLNSGLPFMEGSRIISFHLTLILKKYAGEFIGLQETKTLLEKMEKTFPELVKEASRVLPLQKMSEIFRRLVQEQISIRDLRTILEALVEWGPKEKDVVLLTEYVRSSLRRQISYKYSGGKNLLAVYILDPQIEETIRQAVRQTSGGSYLALDPSKAKAIGQSIKREVGTITGKTMRPVLLTSMDVRRYVRKLIETDLEELPVLSYQELTPDISLQPLGRITIA, encoded by the coding sequence ATGAAGTTTGACTCTACGTTATTCCAGAAATCAGCGTCTCAGATAACGCGATTTGCCGATCTTGCCCTGGCTGTTCTTGTCATTGCCATCATAGGCCTTATGATTTTACCCATTCCGCCCTTTCTTCTGGATACCCTTCTTGCAACGAACCTGTGCATTTCCGCGGCTCTTCTTCTTGTGGCCATGTATATTCCTTCGGCACTTCACCTGTCCACCTTCCCTTCCCTTCTTCTCTTTACCACCCTTTACAGGCTTGCCTTAAACATAACCACTACCCGTCTTATTCTGCTCAAGGCCCATGCCGGTCAGATCATCTACACCTTTGGTCACTTTGTTGTGGCGGGAAACTATGTGGTAGGAGCCGTGATCTTTCTTATTATTACCATTGTGCAGTTTCTCGTAATCACAAAGGGCGCCGAGAGGGTGTCGGAAGTGGCAGCCCGGTTTACCCTTGATGCCATGCCTGGAAAGCAAATGAGCATTGACTCTGACATGAGAGCAGGCCTCATAGACCTGGATGAGGCAAGGCAAAGACGAAGAAGTCTGGAGAAAGAGAGCCAGCTCTTCGGTGCCATGGACGGAGCCATGAAGTTTGTAAAGGGTGACGCCATTGCAGGTCTTATCATTACGGCTATCAACATTATAGGGGGACTCATCATTGGCGTCCTTCAAAAGGGTATGCCCCTCATGAAGGCCGTTCAGACTTACTCCATTCTAACCATCGGAGATGGCCTTGTGAGTCAGATTCCGGCCCTTCTAATTTCCATCACCTCCGGGGTGGTGGTAACCCGCGTCTCTTCCGACGAAGAACAGGCCAACCTTGGAAGGGACATCGGACAGCAAATGCTTTCTCAACCCAAAGCCCTTCTTATTGCGGGAGGCATGCTCCTTGGATTTGCTCTTATCCCTGGTTTTCCGAAGATTCAGTTTGTCCTTCTCGGGTTAGCCGTTGGAAGTATCGGCTATGGTCTTTTCAGGTCGGTCAAAAAAAAGGATGACAGGGAACCCACCTTTCAGGCCCAGGTCATGAGAGCTAAAAAGAAGCAGCCCTCAAGCGCCCAGCCAAGGGAAGAGTTTTCTATTACTATTCCTCTTCTTATAGACATTGACTCAACCACCGAGACCTTTCTTGACCCTGGCGAATTTAACGGTGAGCTCGCTCGAATCAGGTTAGCCCTCTATCACGACTTAGGTGTTCCCTTTCCAGGGGTTCATCTTCGCTTCAATGAAAATCTCTCAGAAGGAAACTATATAATTTTCTTACAAGAAATTCCTGTAGGGTCCGGGAGGATCCGGCGAGAGGGCCTATTTTTCCAGGAAAAGACCGATATCTTGGAAAACCTTGCCATTCCTTACGAACAGGAAGAAAAATTTCTTCCTGTCTGTGATACCATCTGGGTGTCTCCTCAATACAGGGAAACCCTTTTAAATAGCGGTTTACCTTTTATGGAAGGCTCCCGAATCATCAGTTTTCACCTCACCCTGATCCTTAAAAAGTATGCAGGGGAGTTTATCGGTCTTCAAGAAACCAAGACTTTACTGGAAAAAATGGAAAAGACCTTCCCTGAGCTCGTAAAAGAAGCCTCTAGGGTGCTTCCCCTTCAGAAAATGAGCGAGATATTCAGAAGGCTGGTTCAGGAACAGATTTCCATACGAGATCTCAGAACTATCCTGGAGGCCCTTGTTGAATGGGGACCTAAGGAAAAAGATGTGGTTCTTCTAACAGAATATGTCAGAAGCAGTCTTCGTCGCCAGATCAGCTACAAATATAGCGGCGGGAAGAATCTTCTGGCGGTTTATATACTGGATCCCCAGATAGAGGAGACAATACGACAGGCTGTGCGCCAGACATCTGGAGGAAGTTATCTGGCTCTTGATCCCTCCAAGGCGAAAGCCATCGGGCAAAGTATTAAAAGGGAGGTAGGAACCATTACGGGGAAAACCATGCGGCCGGTGCTACTTACCTCAATGGATGTAAGGCGCTATGTGAGAAAACTTATTGAAACAGACCTAGAGGAGCTCCCCGTCCTTTCCTATCAGGAACTCACACCAGACATTTCCCTTCAGCCCCTTGGAAGGATCACTATAGCCTAG
- a CDS encoding CesT family type III secretion system chaperone: MDVRQTLELIARHFNVDGFGEGREGLKQLVFDDDLVVLFNDRARRDGIWMEMEIGLLPEEEKEEVLRSLLKRNVFAAHKDYPWCVLREDQIILQEFLNCEILSPYQVGEKVEAFINHGESWRKFLSKKMLRSYETGFSQKSIFNGMIKP; the protein is encoded by the coding sequence ATGGATGTAAGGCAGACCCTGGAGCTTATAGCCAGACATTTCAATGTGGATGGGTTTGGTGAAGGCAGGGAAGGATTAAAACAACTGGTCTTTGACGACGATCTGGTGGTTCTTTTCAACGACAGGGCAAGAAGGGATGGTATCTGGATGGAGATGGAGATTGGTCTTCTGCCTGAGGAAGAAAAAGAGGAGGTCTTGCGTTCTCTTCTTAAAAGAAATGTCTTCGCCGCCCATAAAGATTATCCCTGGTGTGTCCTTCGAGAAGATCAGATAATACTTCAGGAGTTTTTGAACTGTGAAATCCTTTCTCCCTATCAGGTTGGTGAAAAGGTGGAAGCATTCATAAACCATGGAGAAAGCTGGAGGAAATTTTTAAGTAAAAAAATGCTCAGGTCTTACGAGACCGGGTTCAGTCAGAAAAGTATATTTAATGGAATGATTAAACCCTGA
- a CDS encoding SycD/LcrH family type III secretion system chaperone, with protein MVEMIPVKDLSEEQMIDIVTAVVKGETTLQEVKGFSDEQMEAIYAIAFNLYQGGKYKDAVEVFTWLGMMNPFVSKYWMGLGASLQMLKDFNNALNAYAVAAITSKPEDPVPHLHAGECYLGLGDKEEALKAFTMASDFSKNKPQYKKVFAKAQAFKEIIELKVKEQKTP; from the coding sequence ATGGTTGAAATGATACCCGTTAAGGATCTAAGTGAAGAGCAGATGATAGACATCGTCACCGCCGTAGTAAAAGGGGAGACCACCCTTCAAGAGGTAAAGGGTTTTTCGGATGAGCAAATGGAGGCCATTTACGCCATAGCCTTTAACCTTTATCAGGGGGGCAAGTATAAGGATGCCGTGGAGGTCTTTACCTGGCTCGGCATGATGAACCCCTTCGTAAGTAAATACTGGATGGGCCTGGGAGCATCCCTTCAGATGCTAAAAGACTTCAATAACGCCTTGAATGCTTACGCTGTGGCAGCGATAACCTCGAAGCCGGAGGATCCTGTTCCCCATCTCCACGCAGGTGAATGCTACCTGGGTCTTGGGGATAAGGAGGAAGCCCTTAAAGCCTTTACAATGGCTTCAGATTTCAGCAAAAACAAGCCTCAATACAAGAAAGTTTTTGCTAAAGCCCAGGCCTTCAAAGAAATCATAGAATTAAAAGTAAAGGAGCAGAAAACCCCTTAG
- the sctB gene encoding type III secretion system translocon subunit SctB, whose product MGDITVRVQDSSVLQTYLQEMSDTEGPGRLQGLTLTESGDIILEGDDNKTKLKPDLDPPLTDSLDYQGTYDAFSSKVDSLFQLMALLMQALKEMKSANRQSREAEHQAQMSEMMQAAEKIKEAGMKALVGAIVGFAVAVVTSVLSVLASLKSAKSQLGKDMRMQTGATETATTQKSVTEATTPKAATEATTTTTSTTKGVAETPSTQEAVTETARTQEAVTEAVSASVRKSAMSAARWGALSQVSTQMAGSSAQLVGGITQYAQSESQEEQKIHEARSEDHQFQAQKEGEQIQSLQEVMQGVLEKLKTIMELQQQAMDHASRV is encoded by the coding sequence ATGGGTGACATTACGGTTAGAGTACAGGACAGCTCTGTCCTTCAAACATATTTACAGGAGATGAGCGATACAGAAGGTCCCGGAAGGCTCCAGGGGCTTACCCTCACAGAAAGTGGTGACATTATCCTTGAAGGAGATGATAACAAGACCAAACTGAAACCTGATCTGGATCCCCCTTTAACAGATTCTCTAGATTATCAGGGAACCTATGATGCTTTCTCAAGCAAGGTGGACTCACTCTTTCAGTTAATGGCCCTTTTGATGCAAGCCCTTAAGGAAATGAAGAGTGCGAACAGGCAAAGCCGGGAAGCGGAACATCAGGCCCAGATGAGCGAGATGATGCAAGCGGCGGAAAAGATTAAAGAAGCTGGCATGAAAGCTCTTGTGGGCGCCATTGTGGGCTTTGCCGTGGCAGTTGTCACAAGCGTTCTTTCCGTTCTGGCATCCTTAAAGTCCGCAAAATCACAGCTTGGCAAGGATATGCGTATGCAAACAGGCGCTACAGAAACTGCTACTACGCAAAAGAGTGTCACAGAAGCCACTACGCCAAAGGCTGCCACAGAAGCTACCACTACTACCACTAGCACTACAAAGGGCGTCGCAGAAACTCCAAGTACGCAGGAGGCTGTCACAGAAACTGCGCGGACGCAGGAAGCCGTTACAGAAGCTGTTAGCGCATCTGTTCGCAAATCTGCAATGTCTGCCGCCAGATGGGGGGCTCTGAGCCAGGTGAGCACTCAAATGGCGGGGTCTTCCGCTCAGCTAGTAGGCGGCATCACTCAGTATGCCCAATCGGAATCCCAGGAAGAGCAGAAAATCCATGAAGCCCGGTCGGAAGATCATCAGTTTCAGGCTCAGAAAGAAGGAGAACAGATCCAGTCCCTTCAAGAAGTCATGCAGGGTGTTCTGGAGAAATTGAAAACAATCATGGAACTTCAGCAGCAGGCCATGGACCATGCGTCAAGGGTATAA
- a CDS encoding type III secretion system chaperone, with the protein MERLESSFVIEEFIRGIGLTKTLKDSHGSESFIVDDMLVVIQDNPEEKCIECFSFIGEIPASSEKLLETLLEANFLFRQTGGATIGLSKATRVATLFYRIPTTDLTTSRFFEQMEHFINVSYHWKLRIEEMSGEIPSETSLSYDNTLRV; encoded by the coding sequence ATGGAAAGACTTGAGAGCAGTTTTGTTATTGAAGAGTTTATAAGAGGGATAGGTCTTACGAAGACCCTTAAAGATTCCCATGGAAGTGAAAGCTTTATAGTAGATGATATGCTTGTGGTCATTCAGGACAACCCGGAAGAGAAATGTATTGAGTGCTTTTCTTTTATAGGAGAAATACCAGCATCCAGTGAAAAGCTCCTGGAAACCCTTCTCGAAGCAAACTTTTTATTCAGGCAGACCGGTGGCGCTACCATCGGCTTGAGTAAGGCTACAAGGGTGGCAACCCTTTTCTATCGAATTCCCACTACAGATCTAACTACCTCCAGATTTTTTGAACAGATGGAGCATTTTATTAATGTGTCTTACCACTGGAAACTTCGCATAGAAGAAATGTCAGGAGAAATTCCATCCGAAACTTCGTTGTCTTACGATAACACTTTAAGGGTATGA
- a CDS encoding regulator of G-protein signaling domain-containing protein: MVKIGDFNRAAQENGYVRLRGSGSEELVTYGKGIFGKTIAWLRTKLRPGTVVMEENRQVLQSFVKALKERYGDRCILRNIDLTGAKPLSARTIREITRANEAQEKAIRKFNHTIAHHAAFVGFDDCVEEIKLKQGIQLPSNSLAHARLSKEIMEAIEQLQGTPPRVISRKEAESVARRKIEEFLKAKKELLDYIKTKNLSEPEETILRELVMSQEDITREHLDFFMNAPTAREEATKLASLLKHDPPPSAEHIIRALGELSKKVSLALEQTGKSNKTIPGTDIISLVSKCIQLAMQTTPSSREKAENIYKFFSSTEGLKLIATLRAISFGDVPSASGGKERAAIMYGILSGMIIQSGHLLGKRDDEIREATATRLNMQSLQDIPKDIAVILQSENIYSVEDLNSVLTSRLGFDSLLSYAILQRNDENLLFWREVEEFKRLPESEREKKAKEIVEKFIKEDTPGRFLPSDIEDRSRSETINISSTIRKEKEIVEKFIRKDTSEGNNFFDSIPKSRSMTINISSTIRSEIERKMRENPKDPSLFENAQSEIYNSIMRNIFPEWLGKIRGGQHQ; this comes from the coding sequence ATGGTTAAAATAGGTGACTTTAACAGGGCCGCTCAGGAGAATGGTTATGTCCGCCTCAGGGGATCAGGATCAGAGGAACTCGTCACCTACGGAAAGGGTATATTTGGAAAAACTATAGCGTGGCTAAGAACTAAACTGCGTCCTGGAACAGTTGTTATGGAAGAAAATCGTCAGGTTCTCCAATCCTTTGTGAAAGCCCTTAAGGAACGGTATGGCGATCGCTGTATTTTGAGAAACATTGATCTCACCGGTGCAAAGCCTCTTTCGGCCAGAACTATCCGTGAAATTACGAGGGCTAACGAAGCGCAAGAAAAGGCTATCAGGAAATTCAATCACACCATAGCTCACCATGCTGCATTTGTTGGTTTTGATGACTGCGTTGAGGAAATCAAACTCAAACAGGGGATACAATTACCCTCAAACTCTCTTGCTCATGCCCGTCTGAGTAAGGAAATAATGGAAGCTATAGAACAACTTCAGGGAACACCGCCCAGGGTTATCTCAAGGAAAGAGGCTGAAAGTGTAGCAAGAAGAAAAATAGAAGAGTTTCTGAAGGCCAAAAAAGAACTTCTTGACTACATAAAGACAAAAAACCTCAGCGAACCAGAAGAAACCATTTTGAGAGAATTGGTCATGTCACAAGAAGACATCACAAGGGAACATCTCGACTTCTTTATGAATGCGCCTACCGCAAGAGAAGAAGCCACCAAGCTGGCCAGCCTCTTGAAGCATGATCCTCCCCCTTCAGCAGAACATATTATCAGGGCTCTGGGAGAGCTTTCTAAAAAGGTTTCCCTTGCTCTGGAACAAACTGGAAAAAGCAATAAAACAATCCCTGGAACTGACATTATAAGCCTTGTAAGCAAGTGTATTCAACTTGCTATGCAAACGACACCCTCAAGTCGAGAGAAAGCTGAAAACATCTACAAATTCTTTTCCTCTACAGAAGGTCTAAAACTGATAGCTACCCTGAGGGCCATATCATTCGGTGATGTTCCGAGTGCCTCTGGCGGAAAAGAGAGGGCAGCCATAATGTATGGGATCCTAAGTGGTATGATCATTCAATCAGGTCACCTTCTTGGAAAGAGAGATGATGAAATTAGAGAAGCCACGGCAACTCGACTCAATATGCAAAGTCTTCAGGATATCCCCAAAGATATAGCAGTCATCCTCCAGAGTGAAAATATCTATAGTGTGGAGGACTTGAATTCCGTTCTAACTTCCAGGCTTGGATTTGATAGTCTTCTAAGTTATGCTATACTGCAGCGTAATGATGAGAATCTTCTCTTCTGGAGAGAGGTTGAAGAATTTAAGCGTCTTCCGGAAAGCGAAAGGGAAAAGAAGGCAAAAGAAATAGTAGAAAAATTCATAAAAGAAGATACTCCTGGTAGATTTTTACCCAGTGACATTGAAGACAGATCCAGATCAGAGACCATTAATATCTCCTCGACAATTCGTAAGGAAAAAGAAATAGTAGAAAAATTCATAAGAAAAGATACCTCTGAGGGCAATAATTTCTTCGACTCTATACCAAAGTCAAGGTCAATGACCATTAATATCTCCTCGACAATTCGTTCTGAAATTGAAAGAAAAATGAGGGAGAATCCGAAAGATCCATCGCTTTTCGAAAATGCTCAAAGTGAGATTTATAACTCGATTATGAGGAATATTTTCCCCGAATGGCTTGGGAAAATTAGAGGAGGTCAACATCAATGA
- a CDS encoding type III secretion system chaperone, whose protein sequence is MIAERTGGVLKEFGEEAGIEGLSLDERGYCCLFINDTGINLEIDEERETLFLYAYLGDLPGEGERLSLYETLLEANTVNFAPGGGTIGIDTEQNVIVLSMAMPAVDLNINSFSRTMEEIVHQVQQWRERLNNL, encoded by the coding sequence ATGATTGCGGAAAGAACAGGTGGAGTCCTGAAGGAATTTGGCGAAGAGGCAGGCATCGAGGGGTTAAGTCTGGACGAAAGAGGATATTGCTGTCTTTTCATCAACGATACGGGCATAAACCTTGAGATAGACGAAGAAAGGGAAACCCTTTTTCTATACGCTTACCTGGGAGATCTACCTGGAGAAGGAGAAAGGCTTTCTCTTTACGAAACCCTTCTTGAGGCCAACACGGTAAATTTCGCCCCTGGAGGAGGAACCATCGGTATTGACACGGAGCAAAATGTAATTGTTCTCTCAATGGCAATGCCGGCAGTAGATTTGAATATCAACTCCTTCAGCAGGACAATGGAGGAAATCGTTCATCAGGTCCAGCAATGGCGAGAAAGACTTAATAACTTATAA
- the sctE gene encoding type III secretion system translocon subunit SctE: MVDNVKGASIGSTTMTTEATEYDSYVAEASKKLLTLIDQDPSIGAGTGSDETDKPSLTLPGVSVLDVANMLASIKSQINESLTGIAKTNIEKNRADQQQKTQERIKQLEEAAEAMHKANTWGTIGKILGWAIPALMVVTGAALAIAGAVVLATGVGAAAGIALLSIGASLIAGGVVGLVAQTLQETGAAKAIMDWMASKFEEMGMSKEAAMWTSLIVYQVVVMAIMIAASAGAGLAVGFIGGLVGGGVGAASSAVGAGAQAAATAASTGAQVASTSAQTAANFAINAIRVGIAVAQGLAQVGQAGVSLGQAINEKDAADHEANAQTINAFLKKLQQKLEEQEDDLKEIMEAYQRGIDVIMNIIQTQDQMAHQAIHV; this comes from the coding sequence ATGGTAGATAATGTAAAAGGTGCCTCCATAGGAAGCACCACCATGACAACGGAAGCCACAGAATATGATAGCTATGTGGCAGAGGCATCGAAAAAACTTCTCACTTTAATTGATCAGGACCCTTCAATAGGAGCTGGCACTGGAAGTGACGAGACGGACAAACCGTCTCTCACCCTGCCGGGGGTTTCTGTCCTCGATGTGGCAAACATGCTTGCAAGCATAAAAAGTCAAATAAATGAATCCCTTACGGGCATTGCAAAAACAAACATCGAGAAAAACAGGGCCGATCAGCAGCAAAAAACTCAGGAAAGAATTAAACAGTTGGAAGAAGCCGCTGAAGCCATGCACAAGGCCAATACCTGGGGCACTATAGGGAAAATACTTGGCTGGGCCATTCCAGCTTTGATGGTTGTTACTGGAGCAGCCCTCGCCATAGCAGGTGCAGTGGTCCTTGCCACCGGTGTGGGAGCTGCCGCAGGTATTGCCCTTCTGAGTATTGGAGCCTCCCTCATTGCCGGAGGTGTTGTAGGGCTCGTGGCGCAGACCCTTCAAGAAACAGGAGCTGCAAAGGCTATCATGGACTGGATGGCTAGCAAGTTCGAAGAGATGGGCATGAGCAAGGAAGCGGCCATGTGGACATCTCTTATCGTCTATCAGGTAGTTGTTATGGCTATCATGATAGCCGCCAGTGCTGGAGCCGGTCTTGCTGTAGGATTTATCGGAGGACTTGTAGGTGGTGGCGTTGGCGCTGCTTCCTCCGCTGTAGGAGCAGGAGCCCAGGCAGCCGCTACGGCCGCTTCAACAGGAGCCCAGGTAGCGTCAACATCTGCTCAAACAGCAGCAAATTTTGCAATAAATGCGATCAGGGTAGGTATTGCCGTTGCTCAGGGTCTTGCACAGGTTGGCCAGGCAGGTGTATCCTTAGGACAGGCTATTAACGAAAAGGACGCCGCCGATCACGAAGCCAATGCGCAAACAATCAATGCCTTTCTGAAAAAACTTCAGCAAAAGCTGGAGGAACAGGAAGACGATCTCAAGGAAATCATGGAAGCATACCAGAGAGGTATTGATGTCATTATGAACATTATACAAACCCAGGACCAGATGGCTCATCAGGCCATCCATGTTTAA
- a CDS encoding type III secretion system chaperone — MDIRENAQEILNHIDKAIGGKGLSFDESNVASFVVEKDVICTFFVSEEDSALLVTIYMGPIDKSNTELLYEMLCGNYMGSYTGGGTLSIDPEENLVALFQFFPLPVENPAWIEEPLENLINAALYWRDRMGQFQPEDGEGDSNNPLFRV, encoded by the coding sequence ATGGACATCAGAGAAAATGCTCAAGAGATCCTTAACCACATTGACAAAGCTATAGGAGGAAAGGGGCTGAGTTTTGATGAGAGTAATGTGGCATCCTTTGTGGTAGAAAAGGATGTTATTTGTACCTTCTTCGTCTCTGAAGAAGATAGTGCCCTTCTTGTGACTATCTACATGGGCCCCATTGATAAATCCAACACAGAACTGCTTTATGAAATGCTCTGTGGCAATTACATGGGATCTTATACGGGAGGTGGCACCTTATCTATAGATCCTGAGGAAAACCTGGTGGCTCTTTTCCAGTTTTTCCCTCTTCCCGTTGAAAACCCCGCCTGGATAGAAGAACCTCTGGAAAATCTCATAAATGCCGCCCTTTACTGGAGAGATAGAATGGGACAATTTCAGCCTGAAGACGGCGAGGGGGATAGTAACAATCCCTTGTTTCGAGTCTGA